Proteins from a single region of Paenibacillus sp.:
- a CDS encoding immune inhibitor A domain-containing protein: protein MNRKTLLSAAMALTLGFGSAVASAMPSASGTPSSLPPKGSLPPLSSASGAFDLAIANEDRLVRMLKASGKLSANATPAEAAEAVRSYLQAKSASIEAAGADGQLRGYERKREQAMQEKLLSNGLYRSGGNHLGPTKKETVDPAQPVPWNGEVRTDRVLVLLIEYPDYPANGITPEETDMYYDEYMKSHYEDMIFGENGYVGPNGETLVSMKQFYEAQSGGSYTVEGEVAGWYMASQPAAYYGANYPGPNDNDANPRALVREALLAAAADPAVDLASYDQEDRYDLDGDGNVREPDGLIDHLMIVHSSVGEEAGGGALGGDAVWSHRSNLGYVTTLPGTTAGVPYWGGLMGAYDYTIQPADGAAGVFAHEYGHDLGLPDEYDTIYSGQGEPVSYWSIMSSGSWAGAVPGTEPTGFSAWSKEFLQANHGGNWLSGSTVHMNDIPADGLIAELDEAVTKGARNDAVRIDLPEKSVTVNTPYSGQYEYFSGRGDEFDHSMTTTLDLTGASSAVLTFKTWYQIEEQWDFGSVQVRVPGGSWETVPGNLTTTEDLYDQNPGHGITGYSDGWVDGVFDLSAYAGQSIELRFNYWTDVAVSEAGWYIDDIAVAVDGAVTLADGAETTPSAFELNGFTIDTGTFTAEHYYLLEWRSHNGVDRGLGRILRGASLMSFDPGLLVWYVDEAYTDNWTGIHPGQGYLGLVDADQKVVKWSDGLVASTRFQMHDAAFGLAKGEKMHIDYTAIYGATVEDTNTSFNPVFRDTDSYMNPAIPDAGRLLPQYGLTIRVVGEAPDRSAARVLISK, encoded by the coding sequence CCGCCGCTGTCGTCCGCATCGGGCGCGTTCGACCTCGCGATCGCGAACGAGGATCGTTTGGTCCGCATGCTCAAGGCGAGCGGCAAGCTGTCCGCGAACGCGACGCCGGCCGAGGCGGCCGAAGCGGTGCGGTCGTACCTGCAGGCGAAATCCGCGTCGATCGAAGCCGCCGGCGCGGACGGGCAGCTGCGCGGCTACGAGCGGAAGCGGGAGCAGGCGATGCAGGAGAAGCTGCTTTCGAACGGGCTGTACCGGAGCGGCGGGAACCATTTGGGCCCGACGAAGAAGGAGACCGTCGACCCGGCGCAGCCGGTGCCGTGGAACGGCGAAGTGCGTACGGACCGCGTGCTCGTGCTCTTGATCGAGTACCCGGATTACCCGGCGAACGGCATCACGCCGGAAGAGACCGACATGTACTACGACGAGTATATGAAGTCGCACTATGAGGATATGATTTTCGGCGAGAACGGCTATGTCGGACCGAACGGCGAGACGCTGGTCTCCATGAAGCAGTTCTACGAAGCGCAATCGGGCGGCAGCTATACCGTCGAAGGCGAGGTCGCGGGCTGGTACATGGCGAGCCAGCCGGCTGCGTATTACGGGGCGAATTACCCCGGTCCGAACGACAATGACGCGAATCCGCGCGCGCTCGTTCGCGAAGCGCTGCTCGCGGCGGCGGCAGATCCGGCGGTCGATCTGGCCTCGTACGACCAAGAGGACCGCTACGATTTGGACGGCGACGGCAACGTGCGGGAGCCGGACGGCCTGATCGATCACCTGATGATCGTGCATTCCTCGGTCGGGGAAGAGGCGGGCGGCGGCGCCCTCGGGGGCGACGCGGTCTGGTCGCATCGCTCCAACCTCGGCTACGTGACGACGCTGCCCGGTACGACCGCGGGCGTGCCGTATTGGGGCGGCTTGATGGGCGCCTACGACTACACGATTCAACCGGCGGACGGCGCGGCGGGCGTGTTCGCTCACGAATACGGGCACGACCTCGGCCTTCCGGACGAATACGACACGATTTATTCCGGACAAGGCGAGCCGGTTTCGTACTGGTCGATCATGTCGAGCGGCTCTTGGGCCGGCGCGGTGCCGGGCACCGAACCGACCGGCTTCAGCGCATGGTCGAAGGAATTCCTCCAAGCGAATCACGGCGGCAACTGGCTGTCGGGCTCGACGGTGCACATGAACGACATTCCGGCGGACGGCCTGATCGCGGAGCTCGACGAAGCGGTGACGAAAGGAGCGCGGAACGACGCGGTGCGCATCGACCTGCCGGAGAAATCCGTCACGGTCAACACGCCGTACAGCGGTCAGTACGAATACTTCAGCGGACGCGGCGACGAATTCGACCATTCGATGACAACGACGCTTGATTTAACGGGTGCCTCCAGCGCCGTGCTGACGTTCAAGACGTGGTATCAGATCGAAGAGCAGTGGGATTTCGGTTCCGTACAGGTACGCGTCCCCGGCGGCTCGTGGGAGACGGTGCCGGGCAATTTGACGACGACCGAAGACCTGTACGATCAGAACCCAGGCCACGGCATTACCGGTTATTCCGACGGTTGGGTCGACGGCGTGTTCGACCTGTCGGCATATGCGGGCCAATCGATCGAGCTCCGCTTCAACTATTGGACGGACGTCGCCGTATCGGAGGCGGGCTGGTACATCGACGACATCGCGGTCGCCGTCGACGGTGCTGTTACGCTGGCCGACGGCGCGGAGACGACGCCTTCGGCGTTCGAGCTCAACGGCTTTACGATCGACACGGGCACGTTTACCGCAGAGCATTATTATTTGCTCGAGTGGCGATCGCATAACGGCGTAGACCGGGGCCTCGGACGCATTCTGCGCGGCGCGAGCCTCATGTCGTTCGATCCGGGACTGCTCGTGTGGTACGTGGACGAGGCGTACACCGACAACTGGACGGGGATACATCCGGGACAAGGCTATCTCGGCCTCGTCGACGCGGACCAGAAAGTCGTGAAGTGGAGCGACGGGTTGGTGGCGTCGACCCGCTTCCAGATGCACGACGCCGCGTTCGGCCTCGCGAAGGGCGAGAAGATGCATATTGATTATACGGCGATTTACGGCGCGACGGTGGAAGACACGAATACGAGCTTTAACCCTGTGTTCCGGGACACCGATTCGTATATGAATCCGGCGATTCCGGACGCGGGCAGGCTGCTGCCGCAGTACGGGCTGACGATTCGCGTCGTCGGCGAAGCGCCGGACCGCTCGGCCGCGAGAGTGCTGATCTCGAAGTAA